TGGAACAGGTTTTGATTAATCTGATCACCAACGCAGCGCAAGCTGTGGAAAAGCAGGACGAGCGCATTGTCGAACTCCGCACTGAACAAACAGAGGCATCGATCATGATCTACATCGATGACAACGGCCCTGGGATTAAAATAGATCAAGCTAAGCACCTCTTTGAGCCATTCTTTACTACGAAGAAAAATGGCTTGGGTCTGGGCCTATCGATTTCCCAACAGATCATTAAAGCAATGGATGGCCAGTTAACCGTGGAAACCTCGCCATATGGCGGAGCAAGGTTTGCCATACAGTTACCATTTCATGTTTCGACTGTAAGAGACAACGCAAAGGAATCTTGATGTACGACGTCTTTTTTTATCGATGACGAAAGCGATATTCGCTTAGCCATAGAGCAGAGCTTCGAGTTAGAAGAAATATCCGCACAATTTTTTTCCAGTGCCGAAGATGCACTTCTTGCCATTAAGCAGGACGGTTTGCCAAAAGTGGTTATTTCCGATATCTGCTTACCCGGTCTTTCCGGTGAAAACCTGCTTTCAACGGTACTGCATCAGGACAAAGATGTTCCCGTCATTCTCATTACGGGCCATGGAGATATCTCCATGGCCGTTAACGCCCTCAGAAATGGTGCTTATGATTTTATCGAGAAACCTTTCCCCATCGACCGGCTCATCGATACCACACGACGCGGATTGGAAAAGCGTGACCTCACTCTCGAGAATCAGGAACTCAAGCGCAGTCTCAAAGCGAGCCAGACCCTCGGCCCTAGGATCATAGGTGACACACCGTCTATCCAAATGCTGAGAGAAACCATTTCACATATTGCCGATACCGACGCCGATATTCTCTTATTTGGTGAAACAGGGACAGGCAAAGAGCTGGTTGCTCGTTCAATTCACGAACAAAGTTCAAGACGCGACGCAAACTTTGTCGCCATCAACTGTGGCGCAGTGCCTGAGAACCTCATCGAGAGTGAGCTCTATGGCCACGAGAAAGGCGCATTTACTGGTGCAGAAACTAAGCGTATCGGTAAGTTTGAGCATGCTCAGGGCGGAACCTTATTCCTTGATGAGATTGAGTCCATGCCGATGCAGGCACAAATTCGACTATTACGCGTCCTTCAGGAACGCGTAATTGAAAGAGTGGGTTCGAATGAGCTGTTACCACTGGATATAAGAGTCATTGCCGCTACAAAAGTGGATCTTAAAAAAGCCGCAGAGGCAGGAGAATTTCGTCAAGATCTCTACTACCGCCTTAACATCGTCACGCTGGATTTGCCTGCACTGAGAGAGCGCAAAGAAGACATTGCAGCTCTGTTCCACCACTTCCTGTTGGTTGCCGCTTCACGCTATGGAAAAAGCGCCCCTGCGTTTCCAAACAGCGCACTGAGTCAGCTTTTAAGCCATGACTGGCCCGGTAATGTCCGCGAGCTAAGAAACGCCGCCGAACGTTTCGTCTTGCTGGGTAAGCTGACTCAATTTGGAGAAAACACAGAGCAAAGTACTCAACCACTCTCACTAGCAACACAAGTGGCTGAGTTCGAAAAAAAGTGCAATAGAGCAAGCCTTACTTGAGTCTGGGGGTAGTATCAAACAAACCATGGATAAACTCAGTCTGGCGAGAAAAACGCTCTACGACAAAATGCAACGTTACGGGCTAGACAAAGCCAACTACAAAACCGATTAATCACTGTAATAATAAAGCCAGCACCAGATGCTGGCTTTTGACTTTAGGTCCTCAACATCACATCGAGCTGATCGACCAGTTCTGCCCAGTCAGCATCTTCTTCTATCGCTTCTTTCAGAAACGCGGCCTGTGAAGGCGACCAGAAAAAGGCTTCATGCAGTGCAGTGCCGACCACCAGCCCACTGTGGTGATTAACAAATTCCCGAATGCTGTCGTCGGAGCTCGCTAATCCAAGTTGTTGAAACAAATCACGCATTGAGTGTTGGTGCATTTCCATAATGTCCTCACTCGATTCTCAGAACAAAAAACTAAGCAACAATTGCAGTCACTATTCCTCTCTAACTATAGACCCAATCGCTCCAAGCAAAAAAAAGCCTCACATCGACAGTGAAGCTTTTTAATTAGCACTGAGGAAACACTTACTTGGTGATGATTTCAGGCCCCATTAGCGTCGTCGGAAGCCAAGTCGATACCCATGGTACGTAAGTAACGATAATGAGGAACAAGAACATAACCGCCACCCAAGGGAGCGCAGCCTTGACCACTTGCATCATCGACATCTTAGCGACCCCGGCCGTTACAAACAGATTGAGCCCAACAGGCGGTGTGATCATCCCTATTTCCATGTTAACGACCATCATGATACCAAGGTGAATAGGGTCGATGCCCAGTGCAATCGCAATTGGGAACACCAACGGAGCAACAATGATCAGCAGACCCGACGGCTCCATAAACTGACCACCAATCAGAAGCAAGACATTAACCACGATTAGGAAGGTGATCGGCCCAAGGCCAGCAGATAACATCGACTCAGTGATCATCTGCGGGATGCGCTCTTCTGTTAGTACGTGCTTAAGAATCAAGGCATTTGCAATGATAAACAGCAGCATAATAGTCAGCTTGCCCGCTTCATACAGCGTATGCTTAGTGTCTTTATGGACAAATGCTTGGAAGATCTTGACGATGGCTGGCTTGCCATTTTCTTTCTCTGCGAAAGGCCCCATATCTTTATAGACAAAATTCGCAATAAAGAAAGAATAGACCGCTGCAACCGCTGCAGCTTCTGTCGGCGTGAAAATACCACCGTAGATACCGCCTAGAATGATCACAACCAGTAGTAGCCCCCAGCTTGCGTCTTTCGCGGCATCAAACATTTCACCCCAGCCAACAAATGGCTGCTTTGGCAGATTTTTCACGCGCGCGGCAATATAGATAGCAATCATCAGCATCACACCCGCCAGAAGACCAGGAATCACACCGCCTAGGAACATACGACCAACCGACACGTCCGTCGCAGCGGCATACACAACCATAACGATTGACGGTGGAATCAAGATACCTAACGTACCTGCGTTACAAATCACCCCAGCGGCAAAGTCTTTGGAGTAACCGTTTTTGATCATACCTGCGATAACGATACTACCGATGGCAACAACCGTGGCCGGAGACGAACCTGATAACGCGGCGAACATCATACACGCGACGACAGAAGCCATCGCCAATCCGCCACGGAACCAACCGACCATTGCAATAGCAAAACGAATAATTCGCTTAGCGACACCACCTGTCGACATAAAGCTTGATGCCAAAATAAAGAATGGAATAGCGAGTAAGGTATAGTGACCGGCGAACGCGTTGAACAAGGTTTGGGCTACTGAGGCTAAAGAAGCGTCAGAGTGCATCATCAAAAACAGGATGCTCGATAGACCAAGCGATACAGCGATTGGCACACCAATCAGCATAAAGCCAACCACCATTACGAATAAAAACAAAATATCCATGGTTTAGCTCTCCTTGCTCTTATCGTCGGCTTTTTTCGGCTCCATCGCTTCACCAGCGTCTTTGAGCTCTTCTTTCAGCGCCTCAAGTTCTTCTTCCGCTTCATGACCTGCAATCAAGCGGTCTAATTTACCTGTTGCGATTTGTACGGTGATTTGAAGAAAACGGAATGTCATCAGCGCCATGCCAATCGGCAGCGCCATATAAGGAATAAAGCGTGGAAGCTTTTCGTAGCGCTCTCCTTCATTCAGCCAGTCAGCTAGGAACTGCAATATTTCTGGCATCGGAATATCGTCGGTTTCATACCAAGCACGTTCAGTGACAAACGGATACCAATAGTTCCAAGAACCAACCAGAAGAAGAATTGAGAATGCTAAACAGCAAGCCGCTGCAAGTAACGCGTAGACTTTACGCAGTTGGTCTGGTGCCATGTTGATGATGACATCGACACCAATGTGAAAGTGTTTTTTTACGCCATAAGACGCGCCGACTAGAACCATCCAGGCAAAAAGGAAAACGGTGAGCTCAAGAGCCCAAAGAATATTGTCATTAAAGACATATCGAAAAATTACATTAGCAAAGGTCAGCAGTGTCATTGCTCCCAAGAAAAACGCAATCAGCGTTTCCTCGATAGCATCTGTCACCTTTCCTATTCTGGCAAAAATTGACTGTTCCATAGTTACATCGCTTTGATCACCCGTTGGCAGCGCCCAACAGGTATTGCAGGGTAAAAAAGGCCCTCCTCCCGATTCGGAGGGCCAATAGTCAGGGATGTTTTTATTATCGTGTTACTGATTTGAAGCCAGTGCAGCTTCGATTAGGTCAGAGCCGATGTCTTTTTCAAACTTCTTCCAAACAGGTTGCAACGCAGTAACCCACTGCTGACGCTGCTCAGGCGTCAATGTACGTACTTCACCACCCGCTTCGATGATGTTGTTCTTATTCGCTAGGTTCACCTTCGCTGACTCGGCATTACGCTGTGCAGTGACTTCCTGAATAATGGTATTCAGTTGCTCACGCTGATCTGCTGGTAGTTTCTTCCAGAAGTCATTCGAGGTAACTACTAGGTAATCTAGGATACCGTGGTTGGTTTCTGTAATACCGTCCTGAACTTCAAAGAACTTCTTACCGTAGATGTTTGACCACGTGTTTTCTTGACCATCAATAACCTTAGTTTGTAGACCGCCATACACTTCTTTAAACGACATCTTCTGTGGGTTCGCGCCTAGTTGCTCGAACTGCGCCACCAATACATCAGAAGCCTGAACACGGAACTTAAGACCCTTCGCATCTTCAGGTGACAGCAGTGGCTTGTTTGCCGACATTTGCTTCATGCCGTTATGCCAGAAAGCTAAGCCTTGCAGACCACGACGCTTCATTGCATTTTTCAGCTTCTCACCAGACTCTGAGTTTTGGAAACGGTCAACGGCGTCAACGTCTTCGAATAGGAATGGCAGATCGAAAATACGGTATTTCTTGGTGAACTTTTCAAATTTAGAAAGAGAAGGGGCAGCAAGTTGCACGTCACCGTTTAGAAGCGCTTCCAGTACTTTGTTGTCATCGTAAAGCGTCGAGTTCGGGAAAACCTGCATACACACTTTTCCGTTCATCTCTTCGTTAACACGTTTTTCCAGTAGTGAAGCCGCAATACCTTTAGGGTGTTTATCTGTATTCGTCACGTGGCTGAACTTGATCACAGTCTCACCTGGGTCACAGTTAGCGGCCGCGTTAAAACTCGTTACAGCGAGAATCGAAGCAGATAGTAGGGTCAAAGGCTTTAGCATTGTTTTTCTCCTTGTTAATAGAACAACCCCATCACTGGGTGTTGATATATTT
This window of the Vibrio neptunius genome carries:
- a CDS encoding TRAP transporter large permease; translation: MDILFLFVMVVGFMLIGVPIAVSLGLSSILFLMMHSDASLASVAQTLFNAFAGHYTLLAIPFFILASSFMSTGGVAKRIIRFAIAMVGWFRGGLAMASVVACMMFAALSGSSPATVVAIGSIVIAGMIKNGYSKDFAAGVICNAGTLGILIPPSIVMVVYAAATDVSVGRMFLGGVIPGLLAGVMLMIAIYIAARVKNLPKQPFVGWGEMFDAAKDASWGLLLVVIILGGIYGGIFTPTEAAAVAAVYSFFIANFVYKDMGPFAEKENGKPAIVKIFQAFVHKDTKHTLYEAGKLTIMLLFIIANALILKHVLTEERIPQMITESMLSAGLGPITFLIVVNVLLLIGGQFMEPSGLLIIVAPLVFPIAIALGIDPIHLGIMMVVNMEIGMITPPVGLNLFVTAGVAKMSMMQVVKAALPWVAVMFLFLIIVTYVPWVSTWLPTTLMGPEIITK
- a CDS encoding DUF2789 domain-containing protein, encoding MEMHQHSMRDLFQQLGLASSDDSIREFVNHHSGLVVGTALHEAFFWSPSQAAFLKEAIEEDADWAELVDQLDVMLRT
- a CDS encoding TRAP transporter substrate-binding protein — translated: MLKPLTLLSASILAVTSFNAAANCDPGETVIKFSHVTNTDKHPKGIAASLLEKRVNEEMNGKVCMQVFPNSTLYDDNKVLEALLNGDVQLAAPSLSKFEKFTKKYRIFDLPFLFEDVDAVDRFQNSESGEKLKNAMKRRGLQGLAFWHNGMKQMSANKPLLSPEDAKGLKFRVQASDVLVAQFEQLGANPQKMSFKEVYGGLQTKVIDGQENTWSNIYGKKFFEVQDGITETNHGILDYLVVTSNDFWKKLPADQREQLNTIIQEVTAQRNAESAKVNLANKNNIIEAGGEVRTLTPEQRQQWVTALQPVWKKFEKDIGSDLIEAALASNQ
- a CDS encoding TRAP transporter small permease, whose amino-acid sequence is MEQSIFARIGKVTDAIEETLIAFFLGAMTLLTFANVIFRYVFNDNILWALELTVFLFAWMVLVGASYGVKKHFHIGVDVIINMAPDQLRKVYALLAAACCLAFSILLLVGSWNYWYPFVTERAWYETDDIPMPEILQFLADWLNEGERYEKLPRFIPYMALPIGMALMTFRFLQITVQIATGKLDRLIAGHEAEEELEALKEELKDAGEAMEPKKADDKSKES